In the genome of Tripterygium wilfordii isolate XIE 37 chromosome 19, ASM1340144v1, whole genome shotgun sequence, one region contains:
- the LOC119986088 gene encoding scarecrow-like protein 18, with amino-acid sequence MLGSLNTSGTGGASSRQQQDQEEEEPSPADLHNIIAAPAATHMRQMLISCAELVSQSDFGAAHRLRTYLTANSSPLGDSTERLVHQFSKALSLRLNPTFVAAAPPQYHINVVTNNNSISNNCYSTCTVVEQESCYLSLNQITPFIRFSHLTANQAILEALQVGQQAIHILDLDIMHGLQWPPFMQALSDRSQCSQPPPMLRITGGGHDLTTLHRTGERLLKFAQSLGLTFQFQPLVLLNVNDLDLILSSLSLLPDETLAVNCVLYLHRLLLKDRDSGSSKVEDLRLFLRKIKALNPRVVTVAERELGNHNEAVFLRRFVESLDHYSAIFESLEATLPPNSRERMAVEQIWFGREIAEMVAGEGERHQRLEWWETMLRSSGFVNVPLSPFALSQAKLLLRLHYPCEGYQLHTHNNSFFLAWQNRPLFSVSSWR; translated from the coding sequence ATGTTGGGCTCACTGAACACCAGTGGTACCGGTGGTGCTTCTTCCAGGCAGCAGCaagatcaagaagaagaagagcccTCACCTGCAGATCTGCATAATATTATTGCAGCTCCAGCAGCCACACACATGCGCCAGATGCTCATCAGTTGCGCAGAGCTGGTCTCTCAGTCTGATTTTGGTGCTGCTCACCGCCTCCGAACCTATCTCACCGCCAACTCTTCACCGTTGGGAGACTCCACGGAGCGCTTGGTTCACCAATTCTCCAAAGCCCTCTCTCTCCGCCTAAACCCCACCTTCGTAGCAGCAGCTCCTCCTCAATATCACATAAATGTTGTtactaataataatagtatTAGTAATAATTGTTATTCTACATGTACGGTAGTTGAGCAGGAGAGTTGCTATCTGTCTCTGAACCAGATAACCCCATTCATCAGGTTCAGCCATCTAACGGCAAATCAGGCCATTCTGGAAGCCCTACAAGTTGGGCAGCAAGCCATTCACATCCTAGATTTGGACATAATGCACGGCCTCCAATGGCCTCCTTTTATGCAAGCCTTATCTGACCGTTCCCAGTGTTCCCAGCCGCCTCCCATGCTCCGCATCACTGGAGGAGGCCACGATTTGACCACTCTCCACCGCACTGGCGAACGCCTCCTCAAGTTCGCACAATCGCTGGGCCTCACATTCCAATTCCAACCGCTTGTCCTCCTCAACGTCAACGATTTGGACTTGATTCTCtcctccctttcccttctcccGGACGAAACCCTAGCTGTGAACTGCGTTCTTTATCTGCACAGGCTCCTCCTCAAGGATAGAGACAGCGGCTCCTCCAAAGTAGAAGACTTGAGGCTCTTCCTGCGCAAGATCAAGGCCTTGAACCCCAGGGTGGTGACGGTGGCagagagagagttaggcaaCCATAACGAGGCGGTGTTCTTGAGGAGGTTTGTGGAGTCGCTGGATCATTACTCGGCAATATTCGAGTCCCTGGAGGCCACTCTGCCGCCCAACAGCAGGGAAAGGATGGCCGTGGAGCAGATATGGTTCGGGAGAGAGATTGCGGAGATGGTGGCAGGAGAGGGAGAGCGACACCAGAGGTTGGAGTGGTGGGAAACGATGCTTAGGAGTTCAGGGTTCGTGAATGTTCCTCTAAGCCCTTTTGCCTTGTCGCAGGCCAAGCTGCTGTTGAGGCTTCACTATCCTTGTGAGGGTTACCAACTCCACACTCACAACAATTCCTTCTTCCTTGCTTGGCAGAATCGCCCCCTATTCTCAGTCTCTTCGTGGCGCTAA